The proteins below come from a single Caulobacter segnis ATCC 21756 genomic window:
- a CDS encoding cell division protein ZapA, producing the protein MAQVTIQVNGRPYIVGCEDGQEPHLTELARLFDRQVRQVSSDVGQLGETRLFLMGALLLADELSDMKLRLAHAQAEIARMQQEGTKAEIAAIRALDAAAEKIEKIAAE; encoded by the coding sequence ATGGCCCAGGTGACGATCCAGGTGAACGGCCGGCCCTATATCGTCGGCTGCGAGGACGGCCAGGAGCCGCACCTGACCGAGCTGGCCCGCCTGTTCGACCGCCAGGTCCGGCAGGTGAGCTCGGACGTGGGGCAGCTGGGCGAGACCCGGCTCTTCCTGATGGGCGCCCTGCTGCTGGCCGACGAATTGTCGGACATGAAGCTGCGCCTGGCCCACGCTCAGGCCGAGATCGCCCGCATGCAGCAGGAAGGCACCAAGGCCGAGATCGCCGCCATCCGCGCCCTCGACGCCGCCGCCGAGAAGATCGAGAAGATCGCGGCGGAGTAG
- a CDS encoding alpha/beta hydrolase family protein gives MKLGVALALAVLCLGGRAMAADETAAAFGMREYVQQISLSPDGKQAAMVTPAAGRGAQLVILDLTGATAARAILASTGDPERLTECSWSTDTRLICQLYVVVKGAQGRLGFTRLIALNSDGSAVKVLSAQTNERSLRMSQNGGDIIDWVTDDAPGAVLMTRDYIPEKTTGTHLGKEEDGLGVDRVDTLTLSRKPVERPNLNAIEYIGDGHGLVRIMGVRPKRSSGYADDNIQYFYRAVNQRDWRPLGQLTITAGGYSGFNPYAVDPQLNVVYGFDAQDGRRALFKVALDETLKRELVLARPDVDVTGLVRIGRQKRVVGASFVTDRRETEFFDPELRKLGVALGKALPGRLVTFIDASADESKLLLFAGGDSDPGLYYLFDKKARRMEELISARPPLQTFKLATVKAVTYPAADGTQIPAYLTLPAGRDGKNLPAIVMPHGGPSARDEWGFDWLAQFFAHQGYAVLQPNYRGSAGYGADWFQKNGFQSWRTAIGDVNDGGRWLQQQGIAKPGKLAIVGWSYGGYAALQSAVLDPDLFKAVVAIAPVTDLETLRSEHLDFVDYPQVSAFIGKGPHVTEGSPAQNAAAIKAPVLMFHGDLDANVGIGESRLMERRLKAAGRSVELIEFKGLDHQLADDAARTQMLSKADAFLRASLGL, from the coding sequence ATGAAGCTGGGTGTAGCGTTGGCGCTGGCGGTCCTGTGCCTCGGCGGACGCGCCATGGCGGCGGACGAGACCGCGGCCGCCTTCGGCATGCGGGAGTATGTCCAGCAGATCAGCCTGTCGCCGGACGGCAAGCAGGCGGCAATGGTCACGCCGGCCGCGGGGCGCGGGGCCCAACTGGTGATCCTCGACCTGACCGGCGCGACGGCGGCGCGGGCCATCTTGGCGTCCACCGGGGATCCCGAACGCCTGACCGAGTGCAGCTGGTCGACGGACACGCGACTGATTTGCCAGCTCTATGTGGTGGTCAAGGGCGCCCAGGGAAGGCTGGGCTTCACCCGCCTGATCGCCCTCAACAGCGACGGAAGCGCGGTCAAGGTTCTCAGCGCCCAGACCAACGAGCGCTCCTTGAGGATGTCGCAGAACGGCGGCGACATCATCGATTGGGTCACCGACGACGCTCCCGGCGCCGTTCTGATGACGCGAGACTACATTCCTGAAAAGACAACGGGTACGCACCTGGGCAAGGAGGAGGACGGCCTGGGCGTGGACCGCGTCGATACGCTCACCCTATCCCGCAAGCCGGTCGAGCGGCCCAACCTCAACGCCATTGAATATATCGGCGACGGCCATGGCCTCGTACGGATCATGGGCGTCCGGCCGAAGCGGTCTTCGGGCTACGCCGACGACAACATCCAGTACTTCTACCGCGCCGTGAACCAGAGAGACTGGCGGCCCCTTGGACAGCTGACGATCACCGCCGGCGGCTACAGCGGCTTCAACCCGTACGCCGTCGATCCCCAACTGAATGTCGTCTACGGCTTCGACGCTCAAGATGGCCGCCGGGCGCTCTTCAAGGTCGCGCTGGACGAGACGCTGAAACGGGAGCTGGTGCTGGCGCGGCCGGACGTGGACGTCACGGGCCTGGTGCGGATCGGCCGGCAGAAGCGCGTCGTCGGCGCGTCCTTCGTCACCGATCGGCGGGAGACCGAGTTCTTCGATCCGGAGCTGCGCAAGCTGGGCGTCGCGCTCGGCAAGGCTCTGCCCGGGCGGCTGGTCACCTTCATCGACGCCTCGGCCGACGAGTCCAAGCTGCTGCTGTTCGCCGGCGGCGATAGCGATCCCGGCCTCTACTATCTCTTCGACAAGAAGGCGCGGCGCATGGAGGAGCTGATCTCCGCGCGGCCGCCATTGCAGACGTTCAAGCTGGCGACGGTCAAGGCGGTCACCTATCCGGCCGCGGACGGGACCCAGATCCCGGCCTACCTGACCCTGCCGGCTGGCCGCGACGGCAAGAACCTGCCGGCGATCGTCATGCCCCATGGCGGACCCAGCGCGCGCGACGAGTGGGGCTTCGACTGGCTGGCGCAGTTCTTCGCCCATCAGGGCTATGCGGTGCTGCAACCCAACTATCGCGGCTCGGCTGGCTATGGCGCGGACTGGTTCCAGAAGAACGGCTTCCAGTCCTGGCGCACGGCGATCGGCGACGTCAATGACGGCGGTCGCTGGTTGCAGCAGCAGGGGATCGCCAAGCCGGGCAAGCTGGCCATCGTCGGCTGGTCCTATGGCGGCTACGCGGCCCTGCAGTCGGCCGTCTTGGATCCCGACCTCTTCAAGGCCGTGGTCGCGATCGCTCCTGTCACCGACCTGGAGACACTGCGGTCCGAACACCTGGACTTCGTCGACTACCCGCAGGTCAGCGCCTTCATCGGCAAGGGGCCCCATGTGACCGAAGGCTCGCCGGCCCAGAACGCGGCGGCCATCAAGGCGCCGGTGCTGATGTTCCATGGCGATCTCGACGCCAATGTCGGCATCGGCGAGTCCCGGCTCATGGAGCGCAGGCTGAAGGCGGCCGGTCGCTCGGTCGAACTGATCGAGTTCAAGGGCCTGGATCACCAGCTGGCCGACGACGCGGCCCGGACCCAGATGCTGAGCAAGGCCGACGCCTTCCTGCGCGCGTCCCTGGGCTTGTGA
- a CDS encoding TIGR00282 family metallophosphoesterase, whose protein sequence is MGLSMRFAFFGDVVGKSGRDGLADHLPDLRRRLSLEFVIINAENAAAGFGITENTARELFEAGADCLTLGNHSWDQREALTYIVREPRLIRPANYPILSDAPGRGSHLFQTDSGKTIFVVNLLGRVHMDAMDDPFAAVDRELDKAPLAQVADAVVVDMHCEATSEKMAMGHYCDGRASLVVGTHTHVPTADCQVLPGGTAYQTDAGACADYDSVIGNQKEEPLRRFTTKISGGRYQPASGPATVCGVFVETDDRTGLATRVEPIRVGGRLSPHIPEL, encoded by the coding sequence TTGGGACTTTCGATGCGTTTCGCCTTTTTTGGCGATGTCGTCGGCAAGTCGGGCCGCGACGGCCTGGCCGACCATCTGCCCGACCTTCGCCGCCGGCTCTCCCTGGAGTTCGTGATCATCAACGCCGAGAACGCGGCGGCGGGTTTCGGCATCACCGAGAACACCGCGCGTGAGCTGTTCGAGGCCGGCGCGGACTGCCTGACGCTGGGCAATCACAGCTGGGACCAGCGCGAGGCCCTGACCTACATCGTGCGCGAGCCGCGCCTGATCCGGCCGGCCAACTATCCGATCCTGTCGGACGCGCCGGGGCGCGGCAGCCATCTGTTCCAGACGGACTCGGGCAAGACGATCTTCGTCGTCAACCTGCTGGGCCGGGTTCACATGGACGCCATGGACGACCCGTTCGCCGCCGTCGACCGCGAGCTGGACAAGGCTCCGCTGGCCCAGGTGGCCGACGCGGTGGTGGTCGACATGCATTGCGAGGCGACCTCCGAGAAGATGGCCATGGGCCATTATTGCGACGGCCGCGCCTCGCTGGTGGTGGGCACCCACACCCACGTGCCGACCGCCGACTGCCAGGTCCTGCCGGGCGGCACCGCCTACCAGACCGACGCCGGCGCCTGCGCCGACTATGACAGCGTGATCGGCAACCAGAAGGAAGAGCCCCTGCGGCGCTTCACCACCAAGATCAGCGGCGGCCGCTACCAGCCCGCCAGCGGCCCGGCCACGGTCTGCGGCGTCTTCGTCGAGACCGACGACCGCACGGGTCTGGCGACGCGCGTCGAGCCGATCCGAGTGGGCGGGCGTCTGAGCCCGCACATCCCGGAGCTTTAG
- a CDS encoding organic hydroperoxide resistance protein — MTDAIYTAHAHAVGGRNGTAKSDDGHLDVKLAFPKSMGGDGNGTNPEQLFAAGYSACFLGALGLVARNQGVKLGEHSLDAEVDLIKDETSFHVGVRLKLNAPELDRETAEKLLHAAHEVCPYSKATRGNVQVDLEVA, encoded by the coding sequence ATGACCGACGCCATCTACACCGCCCACGCCCACGCCGTCGGCGGCCGCAACGGAACGGCCAAGTCCGACGACGGTCATCTGGACGTCAAGCTGGCCTTCCCGAAGTCGATGGGCGGCGATGGGAACGGGACCAATCCCGAGCAGCTGTTCGCCGCCGGCTACAGCGCCTGCTTCCTGGGCGCGCTAGGCCTCGTCGCCCGCAACCAGGGCGTCAAGCTGGGCGAGCACAGCCTCGACGCCGAGGTTGATTTGATCAAGGACGAGACCAGCTTCCACGTCGGCGTGCGTCTTAAGCTGAACGCCCCCGAGCTTGACCGCGAAACCGCCGAAAAGCTGCTGCACGCCGCCCATGAGGTCTGCCCCTACTCGAAGGCCACGCGCGGCAACGTCCAGGTCGATCTGGAAGTCGCCTAG
- a CDS encoding YebC/PmpR family DNA-binding transcriptional regulator, with the protein MAGHSKFKNIMHRKGRADAARSKLFSKLSREITVAAKSGLPDPAMNPRLRLAVNNAKAESLPKDVIDRAIKKSQMGDAADYTEIRYEGVAAGGVGIIVEVMTDNKNRAAANVRSYFTKMGGNMGATGSVTFNFDRVGQISYPAKTASEDEMMEAAIEAGADDVTSDMDEEGEGHTIYTAFEDLNEVAAALEAKFGAAANTKIAWRPKMQVPVTGDSVATLMKLLDMLDEDDDVQAVYSNEDISEEDLAKLG; encoded by the coding sequence ATGGCCGGCCACTCGAAATTCAAGAACATCATGCACCGCAAGGGTCGCGCCGACGCCGCGCGGTCCAAGCTGTTCTCCAAGCTGTCGCGGGAAATCACCGTCGCGGCCAAGTCGGGCCTGCCTGATCCGGCCATGAACCCGCGCCTGCGCCTGGCCGTGAACAACGCCAAGGCCGAGAGCCTGCCCAAGGACGTCATCGACCGCGCGATCAAGAAGTCGCAGATGGGCGACGCGGCCGACTATACGGAAATCCGCTACGAGGGCGTGGCCGCCGGCGGGGTCGGGATCATCGTCGAGGTGATGACCGACAACAAGAACCGCGCCGCCGCCAATGTCCGCTCCTACTTCACCAAGATGGGCGGCAACATGGGGGCCACCGGCTCGGTGACCTTCAACTTCGACCGCGTCGGCCAGATCAGCTATCCGGCCAAGACCGCCTCGGAAGACGAGATGATGGAAGCGGCGATCGAGGCCGGCGCCGACGACGTCACCTCGGACATGGACGAGGAAGGCGAAGGCCACACGATCTACACCGCCTTCGAGGACCTGAACGAGGTGGCCGCCGCCCTGGAAGCCAAGTTCGGCGCGGCCGCCAACACCAAGATCGCCTGGCGTCCCAAGATGCAGGTGCCGGTCACCGGCGACAGCGTCGCCACCCTGATGAAGCTGCTCGACATGCTGGACGAGGACGACGACGTCCAGGCCGTCTACTCGAACGAAGACATCAGCGAAGAAGACCTGGCCAAGCTGGGCTGA
- a CDS encoding MgtC/SapB family protein, protein MAWLSPSDFLPILGALIAGAVIGFEREYRARPAGLRTHMLVSLASALLMLAAVHQVRWMPETSTEVLRIDPVRMAHGVLTGVGFLCGGVIFQQGVSVHGLTTAASLWITSAIGTLFGVGLYDLATLGAVLAVATLSAARWLDRSLPQKNYAEIVVRSRRETPLDEEELRGLLGEYDLKGHRLNHRLRDGGAAFELAGPFSGKGALRLREVADRLRSDPRVVEFDILPRKD, encoded by the coding sequence ATGGCCTGGCTGTCCCCCTCAGACTTCCTGCCCATCCTCGGCGCGCTGATCGCCGGCGCCGTGATCGGGTTCGAGCGCGAGTACCGCGCCCGGCCGGCGGGCCTGCGCACCCATATGCTGGTCAGTCTGGCCTCGGCGCTGCTGATGCTGGCGGCCGTGCATCAGGTGCGGTGGATGCCCGAGACCTCGACCGAGGTGCTGCGCATCGATCCCGTCCGCATGGCCCACGGCGTGCTGACCGGGGTCGGTTTCCTGTGCGGCGGGGTGATCTTCCAGCAAGGCGTCTCGGTGCACGGTCTGACCACGGCCGCCTCCCTGTGGATAACTTCGGCGATCGGGACGCTGTTCGGCGTCGGGCTCTACGATCTGGCGACCCTCGGCGCGGTGCTGGCGGTGGCGACCCTCAGCGCCGCACGCTGGCTGGACCGCAGCCTGCCGCAGAAGAACTACGCCGAGATCGTCGTCCGCTCGCGCCGCGAGACGCCGCTGGACGAGGAAGAGTTGCGCGGGCTGCTGGGCGAGTACGACCTCAAGGGCCACCGGCTGAACCATCGTCTGCGCGACGGCGGCGCGGCGTTCGAGCTGGCCGGCCCTTTCTCGGGCAAGGGCGCGCTGCGGCTGCGCGAGGTCGCCGACCGGCTGCGGTCCGATCCCCGCGTCGTCGAGTTCGACATCCTGCCGCGCAAGGATTGA
- a CDS encoding nucleoside hydrolase — protein MVLKVHIDTDCGVDDALALTLLARAREAVEVVSVSAVFGNTYVDQAAANARGVLRLAGCGAEVYIGAGSGLAKRRVERMRPAHGVDGLNGAGFSQRWKLPELEGGHSANFLAFAARRKISGLFLGPLTNLAKSLLEDPAAFRDWRPTIMAGAFAVEGKAAGGADFNSWSDPEALQRTLEAGVTPRLMPLDVSRLVQVTAADLSRGADCCGSPLSARLTKAAGPYIAFHKGVWGGEGCRPHDAVTAASLIAPELFTFEPARLRVAVDGVRLGRVERIDGAPNAEVCVGLDVDGVRRLIVGGLFGAKAVEAA, from the coding sequence ATGGTCCTGAAGGTTCACATCGACACAGATTGCGGCGTGGACGACGCCTTGGCGCTGACGCTGCTGGCGCGCGCCCGAGAGGCGGTCGAAGTGGTCTCTGTCTCGGCCGTGTTCGGCAACACCTATGTCGACCAGGCCGCGGCCAACGCGCGGGGCGTGCTGCGCCTGGCCGGCTGCGGGGCCGAGGTCTATATCGGCGCCGGCTCGGGCCTGGCCAAGCGCCGGGTCGAGCGGATGCGCCCCGCCCACGGTGTCGATGGCCTGAACGGCGCGGGCTTCTCCCAGCGCTGGAAGCTGCCGGAACTCGAGGGGGGACACTCCGCCAACTTCCTGGCCTTCGCCGCCCGGCGGAAGATCTCCGGCCTGTTCCTTGGCCCCCTGACCAACCTCGCCAAGAGCCTTCTGGAGGACCCCGCCGCCTTCCGCGACTGGCGCCCGACGATCATGGCGGGCGCTTTCGCCGTCGAGGGCAAGGCGGCCGGCGGCGCCGACTTCAACAGCTGGAGCGACCCCGAAGCCCTGCAGCGCACGCTGGAGGCCGGAGTGACGCCGCGCCTCATGCCTCTGGACGTCAGTCGCCTGGTCCAGGTGACCGCCGCCGACCTGTCGCGCGGCGCCGACTGCTGCGGCTCGCCGCTGTCGGCGCGCCTGACCAAGGCGGCGGGACCCTATATCGCCTTCCACAAGGGCGTCTGGGGCGGCGAGGGCTGTCGGCCCCACGACGCCGTGACCGCCGCCAGCCTGATCGCGCCGGAGCTCTTCACCTTCGAGCCCGCCCGGCTGCGCGTGGCGGTCGATGGCGTACGCCTGGGCCGTGTCGAGCGAATCGACGGGGCTCCGAACGCAGAGGTCTGCGTCGGTCTCGATGTCGATGGCGTCCGCCGGTTGATCGTCGGCGGGCTGTTCGGCGCGAAGGCGGTCGAGGCGGCCTGA
- the ruvC gene encoding crossover junction endodeoxyribonuclease RuvC: MREHMMNANRSPIRILGLDPGLRRTGWGVLTIDGARMSHVAHGVIAPDEKADFAQRLLHLFEGICAVIEQHRPDEAAVEEVFLNTNAQSTLKLGHARAAALIAPARAGLPVAEYSTRLVKKAVVGTGAADKAQIGFMIARLLPTAGKTTADCADALAVAITHANLRAAHRRVA; this comes from the coding sequence GTGCGAGAACACATGATGAACGCGAATCGCTCCCCGATCCGAATTCTGGGCCTCGATCCAGGCCTGCGCCGCACCGGCTGGGGCGTGCTGACCATCGACGGCGCTCGGATGAGCCACGTCGCCCACGGGGTGATCGCGCCGGATGAAAAGGCCGACTTCGCCCAGCGCCTGCTGCACCTGTTCGAAGGCATCTGCGCGGTGATCGAGCAGCACCGCCCCGACGAGGCGGCGGTCGAGGAGGTGTTCCTGAACACCAACGCCCAGTCGACGCTGAAGCTGGGCCACGCCCGCGCCGCGGCCCTGATCGCGCCGGCCCGCGCCGGGCTGCCGGTCGCGGAGTATTCGACGCGCCTGGTCAAGAAGGCGGTGGTCGGAACCGGCGCGGCCGACAAGGCTCAGATCGGCTTCATGATCGCGCGCCTGCTGCCGACGGCCGGCAAGACCACGGCCGACTGCGCCGACGCCCTGGCCGTCGCCATCACCCACGCCAACCTGCGCGCCGCCCACCGGAGGGTCGCATGA
- the ruvB gene encoding Holliday junction branch migration DNA helicase RuvB, whose product MTRVISGEPQHGDLAPADRALRPQTLAEFVGQEQAKGNLRVFIEAAKGRGEALDHVLLFGPPGLGKTTLAQIVARELGVNFRATSGPVLNKPGDLAAILTNLEANDVLFIDEIHRLSSNVEEILYPAMEDHVLDLVIGEGPSARSIRIDLAPFTLVAATTRAGMLATPLRDRFGIPIRLEFYTPAELRHVLQHAARKMGAPLSDDGADEIAKRARGTPRVAGRLLRRVRDFATADGATVIDRKAAGLALARLEVDESGLDSLDRRYLRAMIEHYGGGPVGVETIAYAIAEARDAVEDVIEPYLMQQGFIQRTPRGRMACGKAYLHLGLTPPAAPPGQAQGGLFDEG is encoded by the coding sequence ATGACCCGCGTCATCTCCGGTGAGCCCCAGCACGGCGACCTGGCGCCCGCCGATCGCGCCCTGCGGCCGCAGACCCTGGCCGAGTTCGTCGGCCAGGAGCAGGCCAAGGGCAATCTCCGTGTCTTCATCGAAGCGGCCAAGGGACGGGGCGAGGCCCTGGACCACGTGCTGCTGTTCGGCCCCCCGGGCCTGGGCAAGACGACCCTGGCTCAGATCGTCGCCCGCGAGCTGGGCGTGAACTTCCGCGCCACCTCGGGCCCGGTGCTGAACAAGCCCGGCGATTTGGCGGCGATCCTGACCAATCTGGAAGCCAACGACGTCCTGTTCATCGACGAGATCCACCGGCTGTCGTCGAACGTCGAGGAGATCCTCTATCCGGCCATGGAGGACCATGTGCTGGATCTGGTGATCGGGGAGGGGCCCTCGGCCCGCTCGATCCGCATCGATCTCGCGCCCTTCACCCTGGTGGCCGCGACCACGCGAGCGGGGATGCTGGCCACCCCCCTGCGTGACCGCTTCGGCATTCCGATCCGCCTGGAGTTCTACACCCCGGCCGAGCTGCGCCACGTGCTGCAGCACGCCGCCCGCAAGATGGGCGCGCCGCTGTCCGACGACGGCGCCGACGAGATCGCCAAGCGGGCCCGGGGCACCCCGCGCGTCGCCGGCCGACTGCTGCGCCGGGTGCGCGACTTCGCCACCGCCGACGGCGCGACCGTGATCGACCGAAAGGCCGCGGGCCTAGCGCTCGCCCGCCTGGAGGTCGACGAGAGCGGCCTCGACAGCCTGGACCGGCGCTATCTGCGCGCCATGATCGAGCACTATGGCGGCGGGCCGGTGGGCGTGGAGACCATCGCCTACGCCATCGCCGAGGCCCGCGACGCGGTCGAGGACGTGATCGAGCCCTATCTGATGCAGCAGGGCTTTATCCAGCGCACGCCGCGCGGCCGCATGGCCTGCGGCAAGGCCTACCTCCACCTTGGCCTGACCCCGCCCGCCGCCCCGCCGGGACAGGCGCAGGGAGGTCTGTTCGATGAAGGTTAG
- a CDS encoding putative peptidoglycan glycosyltransferase FtsW/RodA: MKVSDLRAIRLFTAGLAAVSFAISLAAVSVAGAPRSAVIVQGLAAVLAVGLALLVGRFWRRTRWRLWVLTAACGLALVLTLMNGVSLEGARRWLALGPIQLHTASIVLPFAAWAFAKGFDDRRVAPIAGLVALLLLYQHDAASSLAFALALAAATLVERPRQLTPWACVIVAALLAYAAWVEPDTLPAVPYVEGLFVSTMAANPVLGFVAGVLMISLPAPFLAVASARPERRAEALALAALWTGWIAGNLFGNYPAPVLGYGAAPILAWGLSLGLVLGDSFNQDPAAP; encoded by the coding sequence ATGAAGGTTAGCGACCTGCGCGCTATCCGATTGTTCACAGCGGGTCTGGCCGCCGTTAGCTTTGCGATATCCCTGGCCGCCGTCAGCGTGGCTGGCGCGCCGCGCAGCGCCGTGATTGTCCAAGGACTTGCCGCCGTGCTCGCTGTGGGTCTGGCCCTTCTGGTCGGGCGTTTCTGGCGACGGACTCGCTGGCGGCTTTGGGTGCTGACGGCCGCCTGCGGCTTGGCCCTGGTCCTGACGCTGATGAATGGCGTCTCGCTGGAGGGCGCTAGGCGTTGGCTGGCGCTGGGGCCGATCCAACTGCACACCGCCTCTATCGTCCTGCCGTTCGCCGCCTGGGCCTTCGCCAAGGGCTTCGACGATCGTCGCGTGGCGCCGATCGCGGGCCTGGTCGCTCTTCTTCTGCTGTACCAGCACGACGCGGCCTCTTCGCTGGCCTTCGCCTTGGCGCTCGCGGCGGCGACGCTGGTGGAGCGCCCGCGTCAGCTGACGCCCTGGGCGTGCGTGATCGTCGCTGCGCTCTTGGCCTACGCCGCATGGGTCGAGCCCGACACCCTGCCCGCCGTGCCCTATGTCGAGGGGCTTTTCGTCAGTACGATGGCCGCCAATCCCGTGCTGGGCTTCGTGGCGGGAGTCTTGATGATCAGCTTGCCCGCGCCGTTCCTGGCCGTCGCCTCGGCGCGGCCCGAACGTCGCGCCGAGGCGCTGGCGCTGGCGGCTCTGTGGACCGGCTGGATCGCCGGCAACCTGTTTGGAAACTATCCCGCGCCCGTTCTAGGTTACGGCGCCGCGCCGATCCTGGCCTGGGGTCTGTCCCTGGGTTTAGTGCTCGGAGATTCCTTCAACCAGGACCCCGCTGCGCCATGA
- the ybgC gene encoding tol-pal system-associated acyl-CoA thioesterase yields the protein MIEPTAGVFDGREHQLPVRIYYEDTDFTGIVYHANYLRYLERGRSDFFRAVGISHSELAEQDTGFAVIRMELDFKRAAKIDDALVVRTLYERIEGVRLHVSQKITRGDEVILEAKAVAVCISLSGRPRRPTAEMTAKLAPWLAPTAQA from the coding sequence ATGATCGAACCGACCGCCGGCGTCTTCGACGGCCGCGAGCACCAGCTGCCCGTGCGCATCTATTACGAGGACACCGACTTCACCGGCATCGTCTATCACGCCAACTACCTGCGCTATCTCGAGCGTGGGCGGAGCGACTTCTTCCGGGCGGTCGGCATCTCGCACAGCGAGCTGGCCGAGCAGGACACCGGCTTCGCCGTGATCCGCATGGAGCTGGATTTCAAGCGCGCGGCCAAGATCGACGACGCCCTGGTGGTGCGCACCTTGTACGAACGGATCGAGGGCGTGCGGCTGCACGTCAGCCAGAAGATCACGCGCGGCGACGAGGTGATCCTGGAGGCCAAGGCGGTGGCCGTCTGCATCAGCCTGTCCGGGCGGCCGCGCCGGCCGACGGCGGAGATGACGGCCAAGCTTGCGCCCTGGCTGGCGCCGACCGCCCAGGCTTAA
- the tolQ gene encoding protein TolQ, whose translation MDASAAAPNFSFFALFMQADWVVKGVMIGLILASLGSWAVILDKLFRFTNLNRAADRFEEQVSGGRSLEDVAGEAGANPPHALPRMLQAALKEWREAKTRAMTENQTAFLVARIDRILDTMIARETAKVEEGLGSLAIVATASPFIGLFGTVWGIMHAFQNIALSKNTSLAVVAPSIAEALFATAVGLIAAIPAYIAYNKFSTDAGKYAGRLEGFADDLSTAIQRRLTERA comes from the coding sequence ATGGACGCCTCGGCCGCCGCCCCCAATTTCTCGTTCTTCGCCCTGTTCATGCAGGCCGACTGGGTCGTCAAAGGCGTGATGATCGGCCTGATCCTGGCCTCGCTGGGCTCGTGGGCCGTGATCCTGGACAAGCTGTTCCGCTTTACGAACCTCAACCGCGCGGCCGACCGCTTCGAGGAGCAGGTCAGCGGCGGACGCTCGCTGGAGGATGTGGCGGGCGAGGCCGGCGCTAATCCGCCCCACGCCCTGCCGCGTATGCTGCAGGCGGCGCTGAAGGAGTGGCGCGAGGCCAAGACCCGCGCCATGACCGAGAACCAGACGGCCTTCCTGGTCGCCCGCATCGACCGGATCCTGGACACCATGATCGCCCGCGAGACCGCCAAGGTCGAAGAGGGCCTGGGCAGCCTGGCCATCGTCGCCACCGCCTCGCCGTTCATCGGCCTGTTCGGCACGGTCTGGGGCATCATGCACGCCTTCCAGAACATCGCCCTGTCGAAGAACACCTCGCTGGCGGTCGTCGCCCCGTCGATCGCCGAGGCTCTGTTCGCCACGGCCGTCGGCCTGATCGCGGCCATCCCGGCCTATATCGCCTACAACAAGTTCTCGACCGACGCGGGCAAGTACGCCGGCCGCCTGGAGGGCTTCGCCGACGACCTGTCGACCGCGATCCAGCGTCGCCTGACCGAGCGGGCCTAA
- a CDS encoding ExbD/TolR family protein, whose protein sequence is MAMSSNDAFATGGGRGRRRRGRRTRGALSEINVTPLVDVMLVLLIIFMISAPLLTAGVPLELPKTEAAALQNQQEPITVSIRKDGGIFVGETQIPFENLAPRISAIAGDGYDKPIFVRADGGATYSIVAQVMAGLSNAGFNKINLITETGGPSSGSAPRDAQPADAGAVRPAQ, encoded by the coding sequence ATGGCGATGTCCTCAAACGACGCCTTCGCCACCGGAGGCGGCCGGGGTCGCCGCCGTCGCGGCCGCCGCACGCGCGGGGCGCTGTCCGAGATCAACGTCACGCCGCTGGTCGACGTCATGCTGGTGCTGCTGATCATCTTCATGATCAGCGCGCCGCTGCTGACCGCGGGTGTCCCGCTGGAGCTGCCCAAGACCGAGGCCGCGGCGCTGCAGAACCAGCAGGAGCCGATCACCGTCTCGATCCGCAAGGACGGCGGGATCTTCGTCGGCGAGACGCAGATCCCGTTCGAGAACCTGGCGCCGCGCATCAGCGCCATCGCCGGCGACGGTTACGACAAGCCGATCTTCGTCCGCGCCGACGGCGGGGCGACCTATTCGATCGTCGCCCAGGTCATGGCCGGGCTGTCGAACGCCGGCTTCAACAAGATCAACCTGATCACCGAGACGGGCGGCCCTTCTTCGGGTTCGGCCCCGCGCGACGCCCAGCCGGCGGACGCGGGCGCCGTGCGGCCGGCGCAATAG